A genome region from Rhodopseudomonas boonkerdii includes the following:
- a CDS encoding AAA family ATPase, whose product MKFTGTKDYVATDDLKVAVNAAIVLERPLLVKGEPGTGKTVLAEEIAKALGSPLLTWHIKSTTKAQQGLYEYDAVSRLRDSQLGDPRVSDIANYIKRGKLWEAFTHDARPVLLIDEIDKADIEFPNDLLLELDRMEFHVYETGETIKASKRPVVIITSNNEKELPDAFLRRCFFHYIKFPDSETMAQIVEVHFPGIKQRLVAEAMRIFFEVRDVPGLKKKPSTSELLDWLKLLVNEDMSPEQLRERDPRKLIPPLHGALLKNEQDVHLFERLAFLNRREV is encoded by the coding sequence ATGAAATTTACCGGTACCAAAGACTACGTCGCCACCGATGACCTCAAGGTCGCGGTCAATGCCGCTATCGTGCTGGAGCGCCCGCTGCTGGTGAAGGGTGAGCCTGGCACCGGCAAGACCGTGCTGGCCGAGGAGATCGCCAAGGCGCTTGGCTCGCCATTGCTGACCTGGCACATCAAATCCACCACCAAAGCGCAGCAGGGCCTTTACGAGTACGACGCCGTCTCGCGCCTTCGCGACAGCCAGCTGGGCGACCCCCGCGTCTCGGATATCGCCAACTACATCAAACGCGGCAAGCTCTGGGAAGCCTTCACCCATGACGCGCGCCCGGTCCTGCTGATCGACGAAATCGACAAGGCCGACATCGAATTCCCGAACGACCTGCTGCTCGAGCTCGACCGCATGGAATTCCATGTCTACGAGACCGGCGAGACCATCAAGGCCTCGAAGCGACCGGTGGTGATCATTACATCGAACAATGAGAAGGAATTGCCGGACGCCTTCCTGCGCCGCTGCTTCTTCCACTACATCAAGTTCCCCGACAGCGAGACCATGGCACAGATCGTCGAGGTGCATTTCCCGGGGATCAAGCAGCGCCTGGTCGCGGAAGCGATGCGTATCTTCTTCGAAGTGCGCGACGTGCCCGGCCTGAAGAAGAAGCCATCAACGTCCGAACTGCTCGACTGGCTCAAGCTGCTGGTCAACGAGGACATGTCGCCGGAACAGCTCCGCGAGCGTGACCCCCGAAAATTGATTCCGCCGCTGCACGGCGCGCTGCTCAAGAACGAACAGGACGTGCATCTGTTCGAACGGCTGGCATTCCTGAACCGCCGGGAAGTCTGA
- a CDS encoding sensor domain-containing diguanylate cyclase, which translates to MAIATTSTARSPSRLSAPGVIVAVFVLAMSACVLGLILWKTIDARRGALLQSEVSVRNLAHSLQEQTSHTFQAADVAMTGMVDLLKYQNPRPDRFNQFLVNVIKSLPQIRGFGVLDAAGEWRYSSLPKMPPHNDSDRSAFIFHRENDDPGLRLNDPLLSHLTDQTTILLTRRLNDQEGRFNGVVIAAIASDYFNDIFKSFDLGEQAGISLLRNDGIVLAHWPSLDVGKDLSGTQLFQNKLKEAHSGYYRVTSPFDGVTKYIGYEQSASYPVIVTVAVPEKLVLADWREHLWSDIAVAAVLLCSVILLAALLSTQFRFRLNMEKALRERESRYRLLADNIADVVILLDQDGNFLYVSHSVEFVLGLDPAALIGRSCFELVHPDDIPAVREANAKLTGSSTMQSIVFRTYRDDGSTAWVEINFKRAERAEDSDDRIAIVGVLRDVTLRKVMQDELTALNERLAELATTDGLTGLANRRTLDNFLSRAFAQDDRLSVLLIDIDHFKSYNDSMGHQAGDGCLKRVASVLADATINTSALAARYGGEEFAIILPGTAEADAVTVAEAVRFRVRALDIANEAAARGYLSISVGVASRHARTTSEDALLGEADLALYEAKRRGRNCVVASSALDQDDFSRKFEQQG; encoded by the coding sequence ATGGCTATAGCGACCACATCGACAGCACGTTCCCCGAGCAGGCTATCGGCCCCCGGTGTGATCGTTGCGGTATTCGTGCTGGCGATGAGCGCCTGCGTACTCGGCCTCATCCTGTGGAAGACGATCGATGCGCGGCGCGGCGCTTTGCTGCAGAGCGAGGTCAGCGTCCGAAATCTCGCGCATTCGCTCCAGGAACAAACGTCGCATACGTTTCAGGCCGCGGACGTCGCGATGACCGGCATGGTCGACCTGCTGAAATATCAGAACCCACGTCCCGACCGGTTCAACCAGTTTCTCGTCAATGTCATCAAATCGCTGCCGCAAATACGCGGATTCGGTGTCCTCGATGCTGCCGGCGAATGGCGTTACTCTTCTCTGCCAAAGATGCCGCCGCACAACGACTCCGACCGTAGCGCCTTCATCTTTCACAGGGAGAATGACGATCCCGGCCTGCGCCTCAACGATCCGCTGCTGTCGCACCTCACAGATCAGACGACGATCTTGCTAACGCGACGCCTGAACGACCAGGAGGGCAGATTCAACGGCGTTGTGATCGCGGCCATCGCGAGCGATTATTTCAACGATATTTTCAAGAGCTTCGACCTCGGCGAGCAAGCCGGCATCAGCCTGCTGCGTAATGACGGCATCGTGCTGGCCCATTGGCCATCGCTCGATGTCGGGAAAGACCTGTCAGGTACGCAACTGTTCCAGAACAAGCTGAAGGAAGCCCACAGCGGCTACTATCGGGTCACGTCGCCGTTCGACGGCGTCACCAAGTATATCGGCTATGAGCAAAGCGCGTCCTACCCCGTCATCGTCACCGTCGCCGTTCCGGAGAAACTGGTACTGGCTGACTGGCGCGAGCACCTCTGGTCTGACATCGCCGTGGCTGCCGTCCTTCTGTGCAGCGTGATCCTGCTCGCCGCCTTGCTGTCGACCCAGTTCCGCTTCCGCCTCAACATGGAGAAGGCGCTGCGCGAGCGTGAGTCGCGCTATCGTCTGCTCGCCGACAACATTGCCGATGTGGTGATCCTGCTCGACCAGGACGGCAATTTTCTCTATGTGTCGCACTCGGTCGAGTTCGTGCTCGGCCTCGATCCGGCTGCGCTGATCGGCCGGTCCTGTTTCGAACTCGTGCATCCAGACGACATTCCTGCTGTCCGTGAGGCCAATGCCAAGCTGACCGGTTCGTCCACCATGCAGAGCATCGTCTTCCGCACCTATCGCGACGATGGATCGACTGCATGGGTCGAGATCAACTTCAAACGCGCCGAACGAGCGGAGGATTCCGACGATCGGATCGCGATTGTCGGTGTGCTGCGCGACGTGACCCTGCGCAAGGTCATGCAGGACGAACTCACCGCGCTGAACGAGCGGCTTGCCGAACTCGCGACCACCGACGGCCTCACCGGGCTCGCCAATCGCCGCACCCTCGACAACTTCCTCAGCCGCGCCTTCGCACAGGACGACCGGCTTTCGGTGCTGTTGATCGATATCGACCATTTCAAGAGCTATAATGACAGCATGGGTCACCAGGCTGGCGACGGCTGCCTCAAGCGCGTCGCTTCGGTGCTGGCTGACGCCACCATCAACACGTCCGCCCTCGCCGCACGCTATGGCGGCGAGGAATTCGCCATCATCCTGCCCGGTACTGCGGAAGCGGATGCTGTAACCGTCGCCGAGGCAGTCAGGTTTAGGGTACGCGCGCTGGATATCGCCAACGAGGCCGCCGCACGCGGCTATCTCTCCATCAGCGTGGGTGTTGCGAGCCGCCATGCACGGACGACCAGCGAGGACGCGTTGCTGGGTGAAGCCGATCTTGCGCTCTACGAGGCCAAACGGCGCGGCCGCAACTGTGTCGTCGCATCGAGCGCGCTCGATCAGGACGATTTCAGCCGGAAATTTGAGCAGCAGGGTTGA
- a CDS encoding rhodanese-like domain-containing protein: MTQKITRGYKALLDEANAQIETMSADDVIKAAQSPDVVIVDIRDPREIEREGKIPGSFSCTRGMLEFWIDPESPYGKPIFQEDKKFIFHCASGWRSALAAKTAADMGLKPVAHLGGGFTAWRNAGGAVEKVESKAPKG, encoded by the coding sequence ATGACCCAGAAGATAACCCGTGGCTATAAAGCCCTGCTCGACGAGGCTAATGCGCAGATCGAGACGATGAGCGCCGACGACGTGATCAAGGCTGCGCAGAGCCCCGATGTGGTCATCGTCGATATCCGTGACCCCCGCGAGATCGAGCGCGAAGGCAAAATCCCAGGCTCTTTCTCCTGCACGCGCGGTATGCTGGAATTCTGGATCGATCCGGAAAGCCCTTATGGCAAGCCGATCTTCCAGGAAGACAAGAAGTTCATCTTCCATTGCGCATCGGGCTGGCGCTCGGCGCTTGCCGCCAAGACGGCGGCCGACATGGGGCTTAAGCCGGTCGCCCATCTCGGCGGCGGTTTCACCGCCTGGCGCAATGCCGGCGGCGCGGTGGAAAAGGTCGAATCGAAGGCGCCGAAAGGCTGA
- a CDS encoding GlsB/YeaQ/YmgE family stress response membrane protein encodes MSILAALVIGAIAGWLAGLIVRGAGFGLLGNIVVGIIGALVAGWLLPKLNVTLATGTLGSILDATVGAVIVLVVLSLIRR; translated from the coding sequence ATGAGTATTCTCGCAGCACTGGTGATCGGTGCCATTGCCGGCTGGCTCGCCGGACTGATCGTGCGCGGCGCCGGCTTCGGCCTGCTCGGCAATATCGTGGTCGGCATTATCGGCGCGCTGGTCGCCGGCTGGCTGCTGCCAAAACTGAATGTCACGCTGGCCACCGGCACGCTGGGCTCGATCCTCGATGCCACCGTGGGCGCCGTCATCGTCCTGGTCGTGCTCTCACTGATCCGGCGCTAG
- a CDS encoding vWA domain-containing protein yields the protein MFLQFFTSLRDAQVPVTLREYLTLMEALDANLADQSVEHFYYLSRAALVKDERNLDKFDRVFGSTFKGLENLLDAMEKAEIPEEWLRKLAEKYLTDEEKKQIEAMGWDKLMETLKKRLEEQKKRHQGGNKWIGTAGTSPFGAQGYNPEGIRIGQEKSRNQRAVKVWDKREFKDLDGNVELGIRNIKVALRRLRKFARTGAPDELDLDTTIRETANHGYLDVHMRPERRNAVKVLVFFDIGGSMDSHIEQVEELFSAAKSEFKHMEYFYFHNCLYEGVWKQNKRRFTDRTPTWDVLHKYAHDYKVVFVGDASMSPYEIMVPGGSVEHVNEEAGSVWLERVTQTYPNTIWLNPVAQRHWDYSESTTIIRRLFSERMYPLTIEGLEAAMKELVRKA from the coding sequence ATGTTCCTGCAATTTTTCACTTCGCTGCGCGATGCGCAGGTTCCCGTCACGCTGCGTGAATATCTCACGCTGATGGAAGCGCTCGATGCCAATCTCGCCGATCAGTCGGTTGAGCACTTCTACTATCTCTCTCGTGCTGCGCTGGTGAAGGACGAGCGCAATCTCGACAAATTTGACCGGGTGTTCGGCTCGACCTTCAAGGGGCTCGAGAATCTGCTCGATGCCATGGAGAAGGCGGAAATCCCGGAAGAGTGGCTACGCAAGCTGGCCGAAAAATATCTCACCGACGAAGAGAAAAAGCAGATCGAGGCCATGGGCTGGGACAAGCTCATGGAGACGCTGAAGAAGCGCCTGGAAGAGCAGAAAAAACGCCATCAGGGCGGGAACAAGTGGATCGGCACGGCCGGTACCTCGCCCTTCGGTGCGCAGGGTTACAATCCCGAAGGCATCCGCATCGGGCAGGAGAAGAGCCGTAATCAGCGCGCCGTGAAGGTCTGGGACAAGCGCGAGTTCAAGGACCTCGACGGCAATGTCGAACTCGGCATTCGCAACATCAAGGTGGCGCTGCGCCGGCTCCGTAAATTCGCCCGCACCGGTGCGCCGGATGAACTCGATCTCGACACGACCATCCGCGAGACCGCCAATCACGGCTATCTCGATGTGCATATGCGCCCCGAGCGGCGCAATGCGGTGAAGGTTCTGGTGTTCTTCGACATCGGCGGCTCGATGGACTCGCATATCGAGCAGGTCGAGGAATTGTTCTCCGCGGCCAAGAGCGAATTCAAGCACATGGAGTATTTCTACTTCCACAACTGTCTCTATGAAGGCGTGTGGAAGCAGAACAAGCGCCGCTTCACCGATCGTACGCCGACCTGGGACGTGCTGCACAAATACGCTCACGACTACAAGGTCGTATTCGTCGGCGATGCATCGATGTCACCCTATGAGATTATGGTGCCGGGCGGCTCGGTCGAGCATGTTAATGAAGAGGCCGGTTCGGTCTGGCTGGAGCGCGTCACGCAGACCTATCCGAATACGATCTGGCTCAATCCGGTGGCGCAGCGGCACTGGGACTATTCGGAATCGACGACGATCATCCGCCGTCTGTTTTCCGAACGCATGTATCCGCTGACCATCGAAGGCCTCGAAGCCGCGATGAAGGAATTGGTGAGGAAGGCATGA